From the genome of Gilliamella sp. wkB7, one region includes:
- a CDS encoding TrkH family potassium uptake protein, protein MHWRSILRIIGLLIALLSIFMLIPALIALIYRDGAGAIFVRSFFAALILGCLLWLPNRHQRHELSTREGFFIVVLFWVVLGTIGAFPFIFDTHINLNLTTAFFESFSSLTTTGATTIVHLDHLPKALLFYRQLLQWLGGMGIIVLAVAILPLLGVGGMQLYRAEIPGPQKDSKMRPRIAETAKTLWSIYILLTTLCAICLWAAGMNIFDAVSHSFSTISMGGFSTHDDNLAYFNSATINYIITIFLILSGCNFALHFAALNGLSIKVYWRDQEFRTFIFILLILIVICACGVYFYQVKHKLSIDKIILQVVSVAATAGFTIDDINTWPSLLPLFLLCASFIGGCAGSTGGGLKVVRVLLLFMQGSRELKRLIHPNAIYTLKLNNRVVPERIIEAVWGFFSAYALVFLVSLFIIMATGVTASDSFYIVASSLNNLGVGLGSVSDNFASVSDMVKWVMIVDMLFGRLEIFTLLVLFTPTFWRS, encoded by the coding sequence ATGCACTGGCGCTCAATTCTTAGAATTATAGGTCTATTAATAGCACTCTTGTCGATATTTATGTTAATACCGGCACTGATTGCTCTAATCTATCGTGATGGCGCAGGTGCTATATTTGTTCGCTCCTTTTTCGCCGCATTAATATTAGGTTGTTTACTATGGTTACCCAATCGTCACCAACGCCATGAACTTAGTACTCGAGAAGGTTTCTTTATCGTCGTATTATTTTGGGTAGTACTCGGTACAATTGGAGCATTTCCCTTTATTTTCGACACCCATATTAATTTAAATTTAACCACAGCATTTTTCGAATCGTTTTCCAGCTTAACGACAACAGGTGCAACAACGATTGTACATCTCGATCACCTACCTAAAGCACTACTTTTTTATCGGCAATTATTACAATGGTTGGGGGGTATGGGTATTATCGTTTTAGCGGTTGCAATATTACCGTTATTAGGTGTTGGGGGCATGCAGCTTTATCGAGCTGAAATCCCGGGTCCACAAAAAGACAGCAAAATGCGTCCACGTATTGCCGAAACGGCAAAAACACTGTGGTCAATTTATATTTTACTCACAACGCTTTGTGCAATTTGCTTATGGGCTGCCGGAATGAATATTTTTGACGCTGTTTCACACAGTTTTTCAACCATCTCGATGGGTGGATTCTCTACTCACGATGATAATCTTGCTTATTTTAATAGTGCGACCATCAACTATATTATTACTATTTTTCTAATTTTATCAGGTTGTAATTTTGCGTTACATTTTGCCGCATTAAACGGATTATCAATTAAGGTATATTGGCGAGACCAAGAATTTAGAACTTTTATCTTTATTTTGCTTATCTTAATTGTGATTTGTGCATGTGGAGTTTACTTTTATCAGGTAAAACACAAATTAAGTATAGACAAAATAATACTGCAAGTTGTCTCTGTCGCAGCAACAGCAGGATTTACCATTGATGATATCAATACCTGGCCGTCATTACTTCCCCTGTTTTTACTATGTGCATCGTTTATTGGTGGATGTGCTGGTTCAACGGGTGGGGGTTTGAAAGTCGTTCGAGTACTATTACTATTTATGCAAGGTTCACGAGAGCTAAAACGCCTTATTCACCCCAATGCTATCTATACATTGAAACTAAACAATCGTGTAGTACCAGAACGAATTATTGAAGCTGTTTGGGGATTTTTCTCGGCATATGCCTTAGTCTTTTTAGTCAGCTTATTTATCATTATGGCAACAGGCGTTACAGCCTCTGATTCTTTCTACATTGTGGCATCATCACTCAATAACTTAGGTGTTGGCCTGGGAAGTGTAAGTGATAATTTTGCTAGTGTAAGTGACATGGTTAAATGGGTCATGATAGTTGATATGTTATTTGGTCGGTTAGAAATATTTACTTTACTTGTTTTATTTACACCAACTTTCTGGCGAAGCTGA
- a CDS encoding TerC family protein: MEWIMDPTIWIGLSTLVVLEIVLGIDNIVFIAILAEKLPPHQRDKARITGLAFALITRILLLMITGWLVTLNTPLFSKFGITFNARQLIMFIGGLFLLFKATMELNERLEGSAHEEGKPKKTSHFWTVVAQIVVLDAVFSLDSVITAVGMVEHIPVMIIAVCIAIAIMMVASGPLAHFVNSHPTIVILCLSFLLMIGFSLVAEGFGFIIPKGYLYAAIGFSIMIEFFNQLAIFNRRKILNKKPLRERTAEAVLHLLKGDAEEDPETHTIDVVSDTNKKVSVFNHQELSMVERVLGLAQRSVSSVMTSRLDIDMININDDREVILKEIFDNPHSRLIVTDNASIDEPLGIIQVNDLLKDMIQSKKSIDINSLIKQPLIFPETVSLLVALEQFKKAKTHFAFVVDEFGSMQGVVSVTDIIETIAGDFPTEEEEIDAKHDIQSIDDNSWIANGYIPVEELIRFVPIPIDDKREYHTLAGLLMEKAQHLLNVGETIQIGDYLFEIAEIESHRILKVKITLNKLDAVSE; encoded by the coding sequence ATGGAATGGATCATGGATCCTACAATCTGGATTGGTTTATCCACTCTGGTTGTACTTGAAATCGTCCTTGGTATTGATAATATTGTTTTTATAGCCATTCTTGCCGAGAAACTTCCGCCTCACCAACGAGATAAAGCCCGTATAACCGGTCTTGCATTTGCGTTAATTACCCGAATTTTATTATTAATGATAACTGGTTGGTTAGTTACCCTTAATACACCACTATTTTCAAAATTTGGTATTACATTCAATGCGCGCCAATTAATTATGTTTATTGGAGGGCTATTTTTGCTTTTCAAAGCAACGATGGAGCTCAATGAACGCCTTGAAGGCTCTGCCCATGAAGAGGGAAAACCGAAAAAAACCTCACATTTTTGGACAGTGGTCGCCCAAATCGTGGTACTTGATGCAGTATTTTCTTTAGACTCAGTAATTACCGCTGTGGGTATGGTTGAACATATTCCAGTGATGATTATTGCTGTTTGTATTGCTATTGCCATTATGATGGTTGCCAGTGGGCCTTTAGCTCATTTTGTTAACTCACATCCAACCATTGTCATTCTTTGTTTAAGCTTCTTACTGATGATTGGCTTTAGTTTAGTTGCAGAAGGATTTGGGTTTATTATTCCTAAAGGTTATTTATATGCAGCGATTGGCTTCTCAATTATGATTGAATTTTTCAATCAATTAGCTATTTTCAATCGTCGTAAAATATTAAACAAAAAACCATTACGTGAACGTACCGCCGAAGCTGTTTTGCATTTACTTAAAGGGGATGCAGAAGAAGATCCTGAAACTCACACGATTGATGTGGTATCAGATACTAATAAAAAAGTCTCTGTATTTAATCACCAAGAATTAAGCATGGTCGAACGAGTGCTTGGACTTGCCCAACGTTCAGTCAGTAGTGTTATGACATCACGATTAGATATTGATATGATTAATATTAATGATGATCGTGAAGTTATACTAAAAGAAATTTTTGATAATCCTCATTCACGTTTAATTGTCACGGATAATGCCTCAATTGATGAACCGCTGGGTATCATTCAAGTCAACGATCTTTTGAAAGATATGATCCAAAGCAAAAAATCGATTGATATTAATTCATTGATTAAGCAGCCTCTTATCTTCCCAGAGACGGTATCTTTATTGGTTGCACTTGAGCAATTTAAAAAGGCTAAAACCCATTTTGCTTTTGTCGTTGATGAATTTGGCTCAATGCAAGGCGTTGTCTCGGTAACAGACATTATTGAAACTATTGCGGGAGATTTTCCAACAGAAGAAGAGGAAATTGACGCTAAACATGATATTCAAAGTATAGATGATAATAGTTGGATTGCTAATGGTTATATTCCTGTTGAAGAATTAATTCGTTTTGTACCTATACCCATTGATGATAAACGTGAATATCATACTCTGGCAGGATTGCTAATGGAAAAAGCTCAACATTTACTTAATGTCGGTGAGACGATACAAATTGGTGATTATCTATTCGAAATTGCCGAGATAGAAAGCCACCGTATTCTTAAAGTCAAAATTACTTTGAATAAACTTGATGCTGTATCTGAGTAG
- a CDS encoding NCS2 family permease gives MNSIFEKIFQLKEKKTTVGTEIIAGCTTFLTMVYIIFVNPSILSATGMDTSAVFVLTCVVTAFATILMGLFANLPIALAPAMGLNVFFAYGICGAMGYSWQIGMGAIFWGSLVFFVLSLLKVRHWLIEHIPQCLRVGISAGIGLFIAFMGFQNMGIVVSSPATLLTMGNILSLKVLLGSLGFFIIIILAARNFHAAVLVSIFIVTLLALWLDPNINYQGIASIPPSVTPVVGHVDLAGSFNIGIMGVIFSVMIVSLFDSSGTILALTDKAGICDEKGRFPKMRQALLIDSFSSSLGGLFGTSSVLTYIESSSGISVGGRTGLTAVVVGLLFLMMTFLSPLAHLVPNYATSGALIFVGILMVSSLVKVNWSDLTDATPAFITALMMPFAFAITEGVALGFISYVVLKTCTGKFKELNLCVIIFAILFALKFIFIDHH, from the coding sequence ATGAATTCAATATTCGAAAAAATATTTCAATTGAAAGAAAAAAAAACAACTGTCGGTACTGAAATTATCGCTGGTTGTACCACCTTTCTTACTATGGTCTATATAATATTCGTCAATCCTTCCATTTTATCTGCAACGGGTATGGATACTTCAGCTGTATTTGTGTTAACTTGCGTTGTTACAGCCTTTGCCACTATTTTAATGGGTTTATTTGCCAATTTACCTATTGCTTTAGCCCCAGCAATGGGACTTAACGTCTTTTTTGCTTATGGAATATGTGGTGCAATGGGTTACTCATGGCAAATAGGTATGGGAGCGATATTTTGGGGATCGCTCGTATTTTTTGTATTATCATTATTGAAAGTTCGCCATTGGTTAATTGAACACATTCCACAATGTTTACGCGTCGGTATTAGTGCCGGTATTGGCTTATTTATTGCTTTTATGGGCTTTCAAAATATGGGTATTGTCGTTTCTTCGCCGGCAACACTATTAACCATGGGGAATATTTTATCGCTAAAAGTATTACTCGGCTCACTGGGCTTTTTTATTATTATAATTTTAGCTGCGCGTAACTTTCATGCAGCAGTACTTGTTTCGATTTTTATTGTAACGCTGCTTGCGCTTTGGTTAGATCCCAACATTAATTATCAAGGTATAGCATCTATCCCACCAAGTGTAACTCCTGTTGTCGGTCACGTTGACCTTGCCGGTTCATTCAACATCGGTATTATGGGTGTAATCTTCTCAGTTATGATTGTCAGCTTATTTGATTCATCTGGAACAATTCTGGCATTAACCGATAAAGCGGGTATTTGTGATGAAAAAGGTCGCTTTCCAAAAATGCGTCAAGCATTATTAATTGATAGTTTTAGCTCATCACTTGGTGGTTTATTCGGTACATCATCTGTATTAACCTATATTGAAAGCTCTTCAGGTATCTCTGTTGGTGGTCGTACAGGCTTAACAGCAGTGGTTGTTGGATTATTATTTTTAATGATGACCTTTTTATCGCCATTAGCTCACCTTGTACCAAATTATGCTACCTCTGGTGCGCTTATTTTTGTTGGAATTTTAATGGTTTCAAGCTTAGTTAAAGTCAATTGGTCAGATTTAACTGATGCAACACCAGCATTTATCACCGCATTAATGATGCCATTTGCTTTCGCGATTACAGAAGGGGTTGCGCTTGGTTTTATCTCTTATGTCGTATTAAAAACTTGTACAGGTAAATTTAAAGAACTCAACCTTTGCGTTATTATTTTTGCTATATTATTTGCTTTAAAATTTATCTTTATTGATCATCATTAA
- the xylE gene encoding D-xylose transporter XylE has translation MSTHYNSLYVFRITLVATLGGLLFGYDTAVISGTVESIFKVFVEPQHLSETAANSLLGFCVASALIGCIIGGLMGGYLSNRFGRRNSLLIAAFLFFIAAIGSAWPELGFRTIESQQIPYYLAQYVPHFVFYRIIGGIGVGLASMLSPMYIAEVAPAEIRGKLVSFNQFAIIFGQLLVYCVNYGIASSGDQVWLNIVGWRYMFLSLAIPALLFFGLLFTVPESPRWLTAQNKINKAQHILSKILGNQKADQALKNIIDSLSSYCDKKSSSLLKYGIGVIIIGILLSAFQQLMGINVVLYYAPEVFKTLGASTDSALLQTIVVGIINLSFTTIAIFTVDKFGRKPLQIIGAIGMAIGMITLGTTFYLQISASIALAAMLFYIASFAISWGPVCWVLLSEIFPNSIRSKALSIAVSAQWITNYLVSWTFPIMDKNTYLISHFNNGFAYWLYGAISIMAAIFIWKWFPETKGKSLEELENFWNK, from the coding sequence ATGAGTACGCATTATAATTCTCTATATGTTTTCCGAATTACCTTAGTTGCAACTTTAGGAGGTCTATTATTTGGTTATGATACAGCCGTTATCTCTGGAACAGTTGAGTCCATATTTAAAGTTTTTGTTGAACCACAACATTTAAGTGAGACTGCAGCAAATTCCTTATTAGGTTTCTGTGTAGCAAGTGCTTTAATTGGTTGTATTATTGGCGGTTTAATGGGAGGTTATTTAAGTAATCGTTTTGGACGTCGAAATTCATTACTAATTGCAGCATTTTTATTCTTTATCGCTGCAATTGGATCCGCTTGGCCTGAACTAGGATTTCGTACAATAGAATCTCAACAAATACCTTATTATTTAGCTCAATATGTTCCTCACTTTGTGTTTTATCGCATTATCGGTGGTATTGGTGTTGGCTTAGCTTCTATGTTATCACCTATGTACATAGCTGAAGTGGCACCAGCAGAAATCCGAGGTAAGCTAGTATCGTTTAACCAATTTGCTATTATTTTTGGACAACTTTTAGTTTATTGTGTTAATTACGGTATAGCAAGTTCAGGCGATCAAGTTTGGTTAAATATAGTTGGTTGGAGATATATGTTTTTATCTTTAGCCATTCCAGCATTACTATTTTTTGGATTATTATTCACAGTGCCAGAAAGCCCTCGTTGGTTAACTGCACAAAATAAAATAAACAAAGCTCAACATATTCTTTCTAAAATTTTAGGAAATCAAAAAGCCGATCAAGCATTAAAAAACATTATCGATTCCCTATCATCCTATTGTGATAAAAAAAGTAGCTCATTATTAAAATATGGTATAGGGGTTATTATCATTGGAATTTTATTATCTGCATTTCAACAATTAATGGGAATTAATGTTGTTCTTTATTATGCACCAGAAGTGTTTAAAACATTAGGTGCTAGTACTGATTCAGCATTATTACAAACCATTGTAGTTGGTATTATCAATCTATCTTTTACTACCATTGCTATTTTTACCGTTGATAAATTTGGTCGAAAACCATTACAAATAATTGGTGCCATTGGCATGGCAATAGGCATGATCACATTAGGCACGACATTTTATTTACAGATATCAGCCAGTATTGCTCTTGCTGCAATGTTGTTTTATATCGCTTCTTTTGCTATCTCCTGGGGGCCTGTATGCTGGGTATTATTATCAGAAATATTCCCTAACTCTATCCGAAGTAAAGCTTTATCCATTGCTGTTTCAGCACAGTGGATCACAAATTACCTAGTATCTTGGACTTTTCCAATTATGGATAAAAATACCTATCTTATATCTCATTTTAATAATGGTTTTGCCTATTGGCTATACGGTGCAATTAGCATAATGGCAGCTATTTTTATCTGGAAATGGTTTCCTGAAACAAAAGGAAAATCTTTAGAAGAACTTGAAAATTTCTGGAATAAATAA
- the xylA gene encoding xylose isomerase, whose translation MKHYYDKIERINYEGTQTDNPFAFRHYNPSQIILGKTMAEHLRFSICYWHTFCWAGTDMFGSGSFNYPWQSNTDPLSNAKAKADVAFEFFYKMNVPFYAFHDVDVAPEGNSIQEYINNLSIMTDILLEKQQQTGVNLLWGTANCFTNPKYAAGAATNPDPEVFACAATQVVHAMNATHKLGGQNYVLWGGREGYETLLNTDLRKEREQVGKFMQLVVENKHKIGFNGTLLIEPKPQEPTKHQYDYDVATIYGFLKQFDLEKEIKVNIEANHATLAGHSFQHEVASAFALGIFGSLDANRGDPQLGWDTDQFPNSVEENTLVMYEILKNGGFTTGGLNFDAKIRRQSIDKYDVFYGHIGAMDTMALSLKCAARMIEDNALNQKVTDRYAGWSNNLGKEILQGNMTLQNIAQYSLSHNLQPKPYSGEQEKLENLVNKFIFG comes from the coding sequence ATGAAACATTACTATGACAAAATAGAACGCATTAATTACGAAGGAACACAAACTGATAATCCTTTCGCCTTTCGGCATTATAATCCAAGTCAAATTATTTTAGGTAAAACCATGGCTGAACACTTACGCTTTTCTATCTGTTACTGGCATACTTTTTGTTGGGCTGGAACGGATATGTTTGGTTCAGGATCGTTTAACTATCCATGGCAATCTAATACAGATCCATTAAGTAACGCAAAAGCTAAAGCGGATGTTGCCTTTGAGTTTTTTTATAAAATGAACGTACCTTTTTATGCATTTCATGATGTGGATGTTGCACCTGAAGGCAATTCGATTCAAGAATATATCAATAATTTATCAATAATGACCGATATCTTACTAGAAAAACAACAACAAACAGGTGTTAACTTACTCTGGGGTACAGCTAATTGTTTCACCAATCCGAAATATGCAGCTGGTGCAGCGACAAATCCAGATCCAGAAGTCTTTGCTTGTGCAGCAACACAAGTTGTACATGCCATGAATGCAACTCATAAACTAGGTGGACAAAATTATGTACTATGGGGGGGACGAGAAGGATACGAAACATTGTTGAATACTGATTTACGTAAAGAGCGAGAACAAGTCGGTAAATTTATGCAACTAGTCGTTGAAAACAAACATAAAATTGGTTTTAACGGCACGCTACTTATTGAACCTAAACCACAAGAACCGACTAAGCACCAATATGATTATGATGTTGCAACCATTTATGGATTTTTAAAACAATTTGACTTAGAAAAAGAGATTAAAGTAAACATAGAAGCCAACCATGCGACCCTTGCCGGTCATTCATTCCAGCATGAAGTAGCCTCTGCCTTTGCTTTAGGTATATTTGGATCACTTGATGCTAACCGTGGCGATCCACAACTAGGCTGGGATACCGATCAATTTCCAAACAGTGTCGAAGAAAATACCCTTGTCATGTATGAAATTCTTAAAAATGGCGGATTTACAACGGGAGGATTGAATTTTGACGCAAAAATCCGCCGCCAAAGCATTGATAAATATGATGTATTTTATGGGCACATTGGCGCAATGGATACCATGGCATTGTCATTGAAATGTGCAGCAAGAATGATTGAGGATAATGCACTGAATCAAAAAGTTACTGACCGTTATGCAGGTTGGAGTAACAACTTAGGTAAAGAGATATTACAAGGCAATATGACACTACAAAATATTGCTCAATATAGTCTTTCCCACAATTTACAACCAAAACCATACAGTGGCGAACAAGAGAAACTAGAAAATCTCGTTAATAAGTTTATTTTTGGCTAG
- the xylB gene encoding xylulokinase, whose amino-acid sequence MYIGIDLGTSGIKVILMDEQQHIVATITKPLTVSRPHPLWSEQDPLQWWHATDMAMRELSQQHNLKTVKAIGLSGQMHGAVLLDQQAQILRPAILWNDGRCDAECHQLEQQVPTSRQITGNLMMAGFTAPKIKWVQNHEPEIFAKIDKVLLPKDYLRFKITNQFASDMADAAGTMWLDVEKRDWSDLLLDSCGLTRKHMPTLFEGTQITGYVIDEIANDWGINNIAVIAGGGDNSAGAVGVGLYQSGQAMLSLGTSGVYFAVTDRFISKPEQAIHSFCHALPNRWHLMSVMLSCASCLDWACQLLEIKDVATLLSSIEEQQANDKPPVYFLPYLSGERTPHNNPEAKGVFFGLTYQHNKIDLAKAVLLGVSYALADGIDVVHQTGISPDKILIIGGGARSRYWRQLISDISGYPIEYCEGSEVGPALGAAKLAQIACNPNTQLEALLPPLLMIQIHQPDMKKHAEFQQQRSIFRKIYQQLKPLMS is encoded by the coding sequence ATGTACATTGGTATTGATTTAGGTACTTCAGGGATCAAGGTAATTTTGATGGATGAACAACAACACATCGTTGCCACTATTACAAAACCATTAACAGTATCACGCCCTCATCCATTATGGTCTGAACAAGATCCTTTACAATGGTGGCATGCAACCGATATGGCTATGCGTGAACTTAGTCAGCAACATAATTTAAAAACTGTAAAAGCCATTGGTCTAAGTGGGCAAATGCATGGCGCTGTACTTTTAGATCAACAAGCACAAATATTAAGACCAGCAATACTTTGGAATGACGGACGTTGTGATGCCGAGTGTCATCAATTAGAACAACAAGTACCGACGTCAAGACAAATCACAGGAAACTTGATGATGGCGGGCTTCACTGCACCCAAAATCAAATGGGTACAAAATCATGAACCAGAAATATTCGCCAAGATTGACAAAGTACTATTACCCAAAGATTATTTACGTTTTAAAATCACCAATCAATTTGCATCCGATATGGCTGATGCTGCCGGTACAATGTGGTTAGATGTTGAAAAGCGCGATTGGAGTGATTTACTATTAGATTCTTGCGGTTTAACTCGAAAACATATGCCAACTCTGTTTGAGGGTACTCAAATCACTGGTTATGTTATAGATGAAATTGCCAATGATTGGGGAATTAACAACATTGCGGTGATAGCCGGTGGCGGAGATAATTCAGCTGGCGCAGTGGGGGTCGGTTTGTATCAATCTGGTCAAGCCATGTTATCACTTGGAACCTCAGGTGTTTATTTTGCCGTTACGGATCGTTTTATCAGCAAGCCAGAACAAGCAATCCATAGTTTCTGCCATGCGCTACCTAATCGGTGGCATCTTATGTCGGTTATGTTGAGTTGCGCTTCATGCCTTGATTGGGCCTGTCAATTATTAGAAATTAAAGATGTGGCGACATTATTATCTTCAATTGAAGAACAACAAGCTAATGATAAACCACCGGTGTATTTTTTACCTTATCTATCAGGAGAAAGAACGCCACATAATAATCCTGAAGCAAAAGGCGTATTTTTTGGCCTAACTTATCAACATAACAAGATAGATCTAGCAAAAGCAGTATTATTGGGCGTCAGCTATGCGCTTGCCGATGGTATTGATGTTGTTCATCAAACAGGTATTTCACCCGATAAAATTTTGATTATTGGTGGAGGGGCACGTAGTCGCTATTGGCGACAATTAATAAGTGATATTTCAGGCTACCCTATTGAATATTGCGAGGGAAGCGAAGTTGGACCCGCTTTAGGTGCAGCAAAACTGGCACAAATTGCATGTAATCCAAATACTCAGTTAGAAGCCTTGTTACCGCCATTACTGATGATTCAAATCCATCAACCTGACATGAAAAAACATGCAGAATTCCAACAACAACGTTCAATTTTTAGAAAAATTTATCAACAGCTAAAACCATTAATGTCTTAA
- a CDS encoding XylR family transcriptional regulator encodes MNIKNESYKVVLLFNANNIYDRQILKGIGDFLKLDNIHWNIYISETLRYDKKASFHLDCDGIIANFDDPDIEDLLTKVDIPIIGVGSSYHDDFSYPKVPYVAADNYAIIESAFSHLCDKGINQFAFYSIPPTRYCRWAGVREKIFEKILTQKGYQGVIYQGMITSLDNWQESLDKLSKWLLSLPVNTGIIAVNDARAHHILQACDIVGLKIPEELCLIGIDNEEVINNLSMVSLSTVKQGTEEMGFNAANLLHKRLTKGKVSTSPLLIAPKKIIARRSTDYRSIQDPYVIQAMHYIRKYACKGIKVEQVISDMQISRSNLEIRFKESLGKTIHSVIHEEKFNRAKYLLIESSLPIQAISQQCGYPSVQYFYFLFKKFYAMTPKDFRGKFTNLNSL; translated from the coding sequence ATGAATATAAAGAATGAATCTTACAAAGTTGTTTTATTATTTAATGCAAATAATATTTACGATCGACAAATTCTTAAAGGTATTGGTGATTTTTTGAAATTAGATAATATTCATTGGAATATTTATATATCAGAAACTCTGCGTTACGATAAAAAAGCTTCTTTCCATTTAGATTGTGATGGCATTATTGCTAATTTTGATGATCCTGATATTGAAGATTTGCTTACCAAGGTTGATATTCCGATAATTGGTGTGGGTAGCTCATATCATGATGATTTTAGTTATCCTAAAGTTCCTTATGTGGCGGCTGATAATTATGCCATCATTGAAAGTGCTTTTAGTCACTTATGTGATAAGGGAATAAATCAATTTGCTTTTTATAGTATACCGCCAACTCGATATTGTCGTTGGGCAGGCGTAAGGGAAAAAATCTTTGAAAAAATTTTAACCCAGAAAGGTTATCAAGGCGTTATCTATCAAGGAATGATAACTTCTTTAGATAATTGGCAAGAAAGTTTAGATAAATTGTCCAAATGGTTATTATCATTACCTGTTAATACCGGTATTATTGCGGTAAATGACGCTAGAGCGCATCATATTTTACAAGCTTGTGATATAGTCGGTTTGAAAATACCAGAAGAACTATGTTTGATTGGTATTGATAATGAAGAAGTGATAAATAATTTATCGATGGTTTCTTTATCGACCGTAAAACAAGGCACAGAAGAGATGGGCTTTAACGCAGCGAATCTATTGCATAAACGCTTAACTAAAGGGAAAGTTTCCACCTCTCCTTTATTAATTGCACCCAAAAAAATTATTGCAAGGCGTTCAACAGATTATCGTTCAATACAAGATCCTTATGTTATTCAAGCAATGCACTATATTCGAAAATATGCCTGTAAAGGCATTAAAGTTGAGCAGGTTATTTCTGATATGCAAATTTCTCGCTCTAATTTAGAAATACGTTTTAAAGAGTCATTAGGTAAAACCATTCATTCAGTGATTCATGAAGAAAAGTTTAATCGAGCTAAATATCTATTAATTGAATCATCATTGCCTATTCAGGCTATTTCCCAGCAATGTGGATATCCATCAGTACAATATTTTTATTTTTTATTTAAAAAGTTTTATGCAATGACACCTAAAGATTTTAGAGGTAAATTTACAAACCTTAATTCACTATAA
- the rpsL gene encoding 30S ribosomal protein S12, which translates to MATINQLVRKPRALKEVKSNVPALEACPQKRGVCTRVYTTTPKKPNSALRKVCRVRLTNGFEVTSYIGGEGHNLQEHSVILIRGGRVKDLPGVRYHTVRGALDCAGVKDRKQSRSKYGVKRPKA; encoded by the coding sequence ATGGCAACAATTAATCAGCTGGTACGCAAACCGAGAGCACTAAAGGAAGTAAAAAGTAACGTTCCTGCTCTTGAAGCATGCCCGCAAAAACGCGGTGTTTGTACACGTGTTTACACCACTACACCGAAAAAACCAAACTCAGCATTACGTAAAGTATGCCGTGTACGTTTAACCAACGGTTTTGAAGTAACTTCATATATCGGTGGTGAAGGTCACAACTTACAAGAACACAGCGTGATTTTAATCCGCGGTGGTCGTGTTAAAGACTTACCTGGTGTTCGTTATCATACTGTTCGCGGTGCATTAGACTGCGCGGGTGTTAAAGATCGCAAACAAAGCCGTTCTAAATACGGTGTGAAACGACCTAAAGCTTAA
- the rpsG gene encoding 30S ribosomal protein S7 produces MPRRHVAGQRKILPDPKFGSDLLAKFVNILMIDGKKSIAESIVYSALDKLAERSGKDHLAAFEVALDNVRPTLEVKSRRVGGSTYQVPVEVRPVRRNALAMRWIVDAARKRGDKSMALRLANELMDAFENKGTAVKKREDVHRMAEANKAFAHYRW; encoded by the coding sequence ATGCCACGTCGTCATGTTGCTGGTCAAAGAAAAATTTTACCTGATCCGAAATTCGGTTCAGATTTGCTGGCGAAATTTGTAAATATTTTAATGATAGATGGAAAAAAATCTATCGCAGAATCAATCGTATATTCAGCTCTTGATAAATTAGCTGAGCGTAGTGGAAAAGACCACTTAGCAGCTTTCGAAGTTGCATTAGATAACGTAAGACCAACTCTAGAAGTTAAGTCTCGTCGCGTTGGTGGTTCTACATACCAAGTTCCTGTTGAAGTGCGCCCTGTTCGTCGTAATGCACTTGCAATGCGTTGGATTGTAGATGCGGCACGTAAACGTGGCGATAAATCAATGGCTTTACGCCTAGCGAATGAACTTATGGATGCTTTTGAAAACAAAGGTACCGCTGTGAAAAAACGCGAAGATGTTCATCGTATGGCTGAAGCTAATAAAGCGTTTGCACACTATCGTTGGTAA